The following are encoded in a window of Roseimaritima ulvae genomic DNA:
- a CDS encoding MerR family transcriptional regulator: protein MTKLNDFLRVSDAAEYLGVSPNTLRNWENAGKIVAHRHPVNGYRLFKQEELDEVLTAAQRPSGDSNDRALKPR from the coding sequence ATGACCAAGCTGAATGACTTCCTTCGTGTTTCGGACGCGGCCGAGTATCTCGGCGTGTCTCCAAACACGCTGCGCAATTGGGAGAACGCCGGCAAGATCGTCGCGCACCGGCACCCGGTGAATGGGTACCGACTCTTCAAGCAGGAAGAACTCGACGAAGTGCTCACCGCCGCGCAGCGTCCCAGCGGCGATTCAAATGACCGCGCACTTAAGCCTCGTTAA
- a CDS encoding VRR-NUC domain-containing protein — protein sequence MLFEFTETRYDLEGDGNAELLMQHHYESQGYCVLNNTFAVVYSPATTKYPDSQEIVSRLFDKCKLASLRNFSHRLLLGEGVTNVAPGQPDLLLYRPDFTEAFFSEVKTGGDTLKTGQMVGISVITTFLGCRVEVARVNGPPRRYKWAWPGLVPLSPGTKIELQ from the coding sequence ATGCTGTTTGAATTCACCGAAACTCGGTACGACCTTGAAGGTGATGGTAACGCCGAGCTGCTTATGCAGCACCACTACGAAAGTCAGGGATATTGCGTTCTTAACAACACGTTCGCGGTCGTCTACAGCCCCGCAACAACCAAATATCCCGATTCGCAAGAAATCGTTTCCCGATTATTCGATAAATGCAAACTCGCTTCACTGCGGAACTTTTCTCATCGCTTGCTGCTTGGTGAAGGGGTCACGAATGTGGCACCCGGTCAACCCGACTTGCTCCTTTACAGGCCCGATTTCACCGAAGCCTTCTTTTCCGAAGTGAAAACTGGAGGGGATACGCTCAAAACCGGTCAGATGGTGGGCATCTCCGTTATCACGACTTTCCTTGGTTGCCGCGTCGAGGTTGCTCGCGTGAACGGGCCTCCTCGCCGCTACAAATGGGCCTGGCCAGGGCTGGTCCCACTCTCACCCGGCACCAAGATCGAGCTACAGTAG
- a CDS encoding DUF1788 domain-containing protein, translating into MNRGLQTAPIPDRFEHIRKVICSQRFQRMEGIGNEVPFFVVPYCPTEENVMQGLQQTLIKRLKKDGIHVLEINLYDVAKELADEMGDWDFWIENEANHDKEELKEALQSLTDAESKLAPAIEAKIQAAEFEVMFLTGIGEVFPYIRSHTVLNNLQRIAKDRPTIMFFPGDYSHSLEEGASLDLFGRLRDDKYYRAFNLYERET; encoded by the coding sequence ATGAATCGTGGTTTACAAACCGCACCGATCCCCGACCGCTTTGAGCACATTCGTAAAGTGATTTGCAGTCAGCGGTTTCAGCGCATGGAAGGCATCGGCAACGAAGTGCCTTTTTTCGTCGTGCCGTACTGCCCTACGGAAGAAAACGTCATGCAGGGGCTGCAACAAACACTGATTAAGCGACTCAAAAAAGATGGCATTCACGTCCTGGAAATCAATCTCTACGACGTCGCGAAGGAGTTAGCCGACGAAATGGGCGATTGGGACTTCTGGATCGAGAACGAAGCTAATCACGACAAAGAAGAACTGAAAGAAGCCCTCCAAAGCCTGACCGATGCCGAATCCAAGCTCGCACCGGCGATCGAAGCGAAGATTCAGGCCGCCGAGTTCGAGGTCATGTTTCTAACGGGCATTGGGGAAGTCTTCCCCTACATTCGGTCGCACACCGTGCTGAACAACTTGCAGCGAATTGCCAAAGATCGGCCGACGATCATGTTCTTCCCGGGCGACTATTCACACTCGCTTGAAGAGGGCGCGTCGCTGGATCTGTTTGGCCGTCTCCGCGACGACAAGTACTACCGAGCGTTCAATCTCTACGAACGCGAGACTTGA
- a CDS encoding DUF1819 family protein, with product MVETRYVLSFSAGGLLYHESIVVAEAYASARGDWDRAIDDIKGGNLLQSRTVSTTKRKLSEMRKRLQLLTDREMSLLATGSRLDQKLLLWLACCLRYQVLGDFARDVLRGKYLQMDLFIGPADVERFLEAKAVWHDELENLAASTRTKLQTVMMRMLRESEMVTDDGVVLPPMMSPELQSAISNDSRDHFQFFPVAIPQ from the coding sequence ATGGTCGAAACCCGTTATGTTCTTTCGTTTTCCGCTGGCGGACTTCTCTATCACGAATCCATCGTGGTCGCAGAAGCCTACGCAAGTGCGCGCGGCGACTGGGATCGGGCAATCGATGACATCAAAGGCGGGAATTTGCTGCAGAGTCGCACGGTGAGTACCACCAAACGGAAACTCAGCGAGATGCGGAAGCGACTGCAGTTACTCACCGACCGTGAAATGTCGCTGCTGGCCACCGGTTCGCGGCTCGATCAGAAATTGCTGCTCTGGCTGGCGTGTTGTCTGCGATACCAGGTGCTGGGCGACTTTGCTCGCGACGTGTTGCGGGGCAAGTACCTGCAAATGGATCTGTTTATCGGGCCGGCCGACGTTGAGCGTTTTCTTGAGGCCAAAGCCGTTTGGCACGACGAACTCGAAAACCTCGCGGCTAGCACGCGCACCAAATTGCAGACCGTTATGATGCGGATGCTTCGTGAGTCTGAGATGGTCACGGACGACGGCGTCGTTTTGCCCCCCATGATGTCCCCAGAACTTCAGTCCGCGATCTCGAATGATTCGAGAGACCATTTCCAGTTCTTCCCCGTCGCAATTCCGCAGTAG
- a CDS encoding GIY-YIG nuclease family protein, whose translation MDRSYVYVYIDPRNFQEFYYGKGKGARKDAHLSDTSDSEKTARIRAIRDCGLEPIIRVIACDLSDSEALLVEKTLLWKLGKSLTNVSTGHFAANFRPHNTMHQLLSRFDYDRGIYYFNVGECENRNWDDCRRFNFISAGGGTRWRDAILGFKPGDLFVAYLKGAGFVGVGEILQAAQPVRDVVIDNSPILSLPLKESGLGLRVDSDDLCEYVCLVNWLASVPRDEAHWESNSGLYTTPLVRASLDGQPDTIDFADRCFELSIRDLLNADELAVPGTVASLFDDRPKQWGLRGDKYLWRELRHAFTTTAVPDSAPVLQAMIEDAFLELTERSIDTTEEMFYIERYAQGGMSSGHISPAFWRQTAIPLILSRLPSSDAACR comes from the coding sequence GTGGATCGATCGTACGTTTACGTCTACATAGACCCTCGCAATTTTCAGGAATTCTATTACGGCAAAGGCAAGGGGGCTCGGAAAGACGCCCATCTCAGCGACACCTCCGATTCTGAGAAGACTGCCCGGATTCGGGCGATTCGCGATTGCGGCTTGGAACCGATTATTCGTGTGATTGCTTGTGACCTTTCGGACAGCGAAGCATTGCTTGTGGAAAAGACGCTTCTCTGGAAGCTGGGTAAGAGCCTAACCAATGTTTCGACTGGGCACTTTGCTGCAAATTTCCGTCCTCACAACACCATGCACCAGCTACTTTCTCGATTCGATTACGATCGAGGAATTTACTACTTCAACGTAGGTGAGTGCGAGAATCGTAATTGGGACGATTGCCGTCGATTCAACTTTATTTCTGCAGGCGGGGGCACCCGTTGGCGCGATGCGATACTTGGCTTCAAGCCTGGTGATCTGTTCGTCGCATACCTGAAAGGTGCTGGATTTGTTGGTGTTGGTGAGATACTCCAAGCGGCACAGCCAGTGCGAGACGTAGTGATCGACAACAGCCCGATCCTTAGCTTGCCGCTGAAAGAGTCGGGGCTTGGGCTGCGAGTCGACTCGGATGATTTATGCGAGTACGTATGCTTGGTGAATTGGTTGGCGTCCGTTCCTCGTGATGAAGCACACTGGGAGTCCAATTCAGGCCTCTACACCACTCCACTGGTGAGAGCCTCCCTCGATGGCCAACCAGACACAATTGATTTTGCTGACCGCTGTTTTGAATTGAGCATTCGCGATTTGCTAAACGCTGATGAACTTGCAGTTCCCGGTACCGTCGCGTCCCTATTTGACGACCGCCCTAAACAGTGGGGGTTGCGTGGCGATAAATACCTTTGGCGCGAACTGCGGCACGCATTTACCACGACTGCAGTTCCGGATTCTGCTCCTGTTCTTCAGGCGATGATCGAAGATGCATTTTTGGAGCTGACTGAACGCTCGATCGATACCACCGAGGAAATGTTCTACATCGAACGATATGCTCAAGGGGGAATGTCCAGCGGGCATATTTCGCCGGCTTTCTGGCGACAAACCGCAATTCCGCTGATTCTGTCGCGGCTGCCATCATCGGATGCTGCTTGCAGGTAA
- a CDS encoding Calx-beta domain-containing protein: MKCSRGSRRFRQLSVERLECRRVLAAIVNGEVETGSFATGQSDGFEFTASQDEFVRVAVVDLTGTTGNSQPKPILQIVDPGGNILTSSSTGEQLSGRDDDSSFFQFAVQADGEYTAIISEQSNDQALVYSIRLLVLPGDPVLIEGQDEFLDNGEEFVAALPVNGMNVHQFDVQESDLVHVSIGNLDPVGGSSYAGPRLQIIDPTGKRVSIGGDLVFGDVEQARAQFTATMTGRYTALVLEEDSNAPLDYRIRLFTLPGTPNPIPGRDGTLVNGAVTEASFELGGMNYHRFTASQDEFIRVAVVDLTGTTGNSQPEPILQIVGPDGNILTSSSPGEQLSGRDDDSSFFQFVVQADGEYTAIISELSNDQALDYSIRLLALPGDPVLIDGQDEFLDNGEEFVAALPLNGMNVHQFDVQESDLVYVSVGNLNPVGGNTYAGPRLQIIDPTGKRVSIGGDVIFGNVEQALAQFTATMTGRYTALMLEEDSNAALDYRIRLFTLPGTPNPIPDRDGTLVNGVATEASFELGTFAFFTFDAISASEVTIDVRDTMGGSDASPAVQIFSVEGELIADNADSELATVTFVPAVDSVYYALVSESLNDSPLSFAITASGIASLARVVSVGSASQTGSEDGGTLTLDVNISAASATDVTVPFTVRGTATDGDDYTITSSPVTIAAGQTSATVTITVVDDVIDESAETVIVSLGTPTGADLGSSTVHMVTIIDNDAPPPLPTVSVSGSSQTGAEDVGTLTFDVNLSVVSATDVTVPLTVTGTATDGNDYTITSSPVTIAAGQTSATVTITVVDDVIDESDETVIVTLGAPTGADLGSSTVHTATIIDNDDPPPPPTVSVSHAAQAGAEDAGTLTFDVKLSAASATDVTVPFTVTGTAIDGDDYMITSSPVTIAAGQTSATVTITVVDDVIDESDETVIVTLGAPTGADLGSSTIYTATIIDNDDPPPPPTVSVSRDTQTGPEDVGTLTFDVELSAASTTDVTVPFTVMGTATDGDDYAITLSPVTIAAGQTSATVTITVVDDVSDEGDETIVVSLGKPTGAELGNSTVHTATIVDNDPAPLPTVSVGSATQAGAEDVGTLTFDVNLSAASATDVTVPFTVTGTAIDGNDYTITSSPVTIATGQSSATVTISVIDDVSDEGDETIVVSLGRPTGAELGSSTVHTVTIVDNDTPPQLPTVSVSHTTQTGSEDVGTLTFDVKLSAASATDVTIPFTVTGTATDGDDYTITSSPVAIAAGQTSATVTITVVADGVSEVDETVVVTLLTPTNAELGEDFVHVATITDGRDPFIVTTTDDIIDWTDSETSLREAIATANSSPGEDVVTFANQLSGQEIILLGTELLINDATTIDASSLAERITINADGRSRVLHFRAAGELPKSSASLWLKGVQITGGKVSGNNPTVDGQVLTMHDGGGIRFDSSGVLTIEDSSIRQNMATGDTVGGGGVFVGSGSLRLLSSSLTSNHSSWNGGGILATTGSVDLISSTISENENTSLFAGGGAVYADSGDVSVQDSWVSENVSLNGAGGAIQTGSGDVVLTRSEMVGNTARFSGGGIRTGSGNVTVLVSSIESNSTQLNGGAISTHSGDVTITSSTISENVADANGGGIFTTSGAASLLQSTVSGNAALQDGGAMMTYYGDLFVSSSTISLNRSSLGTGGIVLDPLSYADKESLTLRNSIVAQNTGSGDAGDILAPASDGIASQFSLIGNNTGVGIAEAQTADAHGNIVGTTDNPVDPLLSELASFGGLTKTQRLLSGSPAINAGAPDGMLEQQPFDQRGEGFPRMFGGRLDMGAVESLTPVVVESLVMMPPDAGYDPPDLQGVDQPASWSTQRSELHRVVVNFNSMVTTVSVDDVQLTNLGVDSPNDPDAAITLMSQQIVFHASSHQLIISLRADQLSDGVYQLQLFASHSTYETIVITGNPDNRFYTLRGDFDGNGLVGADDVTTIGYWLDRGVGSVPGYVDPNGDGSLEQSEAQLFAGLLNRRLIFPDGSSAASDIDDLTPKEKDAFANSLNDPLDVDGDGEIIPLDALLVINHLNLLSRNGELGAKFAWDRRDVSRDFQMDAFDALLVINHLNLQARLNGQGSDAPVSSTLRQTAPQKPNVRSVPLYADQAIIDMFGDTDDEDEELELLASLGVRDW; the protein is encoded by the coding sequence ATGAAATGCAGTAGGGGTTCCAGAAGATTTCGACAACTCAGCGTTGAGCGACTCGAATGCCGGAGGGTTCTTGCTGCCATCGTCAATGGTGAAGTTGAGACGGGGAGTTTTGCAACGGGACAATCGGATGGATTTGAGTTCACCGCATCTCAAGACGAGTTTGTTCGCGTCGCGGTGGTCGATTTGACTGGGACGACAGGGAACTCGCAGCCAAAACCCATTCTGCAAATCGTTGATCCAGGTGGAAACATACTAACGTCTAGCTCGACGGGTGAGCAGTTAAGTGGCAGAGATGACGACAGTTCCTTCTTTCAATTCGCCGTCCAAGCTGATGGCGAATATACAGCGATCATCAGCGAACAGTCGAACGATCAAGCGTTAGTTTACTCGATTCGTTTGTTGGTACTGCCCGGCGATCCGGTGTTGATTGAGGGGCAGGATGAATTTTTGGATAACGGCGAGGAGTTTGTTGCAGCTCTCCCGGTCAATGGAATGAATGTCCATCAGTTCGATGTTCAAGAAAGCGACCTGGTTCATGTATCAATTGGAAACTTGGATCCGGTGGGCGGAAGCTCTTACGCCGGTCCGAGGCTTCAGATTATTGACCCAACTGGCAAGCGAGTCTCCATCGGTGGCGATTTGGTCTTCGGCGATGTCGAGCAAGCTCGCGCCCAGTTCACTGCGACAATGACCGGTAGATACACAGCTTTAGTGCTCGAAGAGGATTCAAACGCGCCACTGGACTACCGCATTCGCCTTTTCACACTTCCTGGTACACCGAATCCGATTCCTGGCCGCGACGGAACTCTGGTCAATGGAGCTGTTACTGAGGCTTCGTTTGAATTGGGGGGGATGAATTATCACCGATTCACCGCGTCTCAAGACGAGTTTATTCGCGTCGCAGTGGTCGATTTGACGGGGACGACAGGGAATTCGCAGCCAGAACCTATCCTGCAAATAGTCGGACCAGATGGCAACATCCTAACGTCCAGCTCGCCGGGTGAGCAGTTAAGTGGCAGAGATGATGACAGTTCCTTCTTTCAATTCGTCGTGCAAGCTGATGGCGAATATACAGCGATCATCAGCGAACTGTCGAACGATCAAGCATTGGATTACTCAATTCGCTTGTTGGCACTGCCCGGTGATCCGGTTTTGATCGACGGGCAGGATGAATTTTTGGATAACGGCGAGGAGTTTGTTGCGGCTCTCCCACTCAACGGAATGAATGTCCATCAGTTCGATGTTCAAGAAAGCGACTTGGTTTATGTATCAGTTGGAAACTTGAATCCAGTGGGGGGGAATACTTATGCCGGTCCGAGGCTTCAAATTATTGACCCAACTGGCAAGCGAGTCTCCATCGGTGGCGATGTGATCTTCGGCAATGTCGAGCAAGCTCTTGCCCAATTTACCGCGACGATGACTGGTAGATACACAGCTTTAATGCTCGAAGAAGATTCAAACGCGGCGTTGGACTATCGCATCCGCCTATTCACGCTTCCTGGCACACCGAATCCGATTCCTGACCGTGACGGAACTCTGGTCAATGGAGTTGCCACAGAAGCTTCGTTCGAATTGGGGACGTTCGCGTTTTTTACATTTGACGCAATTTCGGCTAGCGAGGTAACGATTGATGTTAGGGATACAATGGGCGGCAGCGATGCATCACCTGCCGTGCAGATCTTTTCTGTTGAGGGCGAGTTAATTGCAGATAACGCCGACTCAGAGCTGGCTACAGTCACGTTTGTGCCAGCGGTTGATAGCGTCTATTACGCCTTAGTGTCGGAATCGCTCAATGACTCTCCTCTATCTTTCGCGATAACAGCGTCCGGTATTGCTTCTTTGGCAAGAGTCGTTTCTGTTGGCAGCGCTAGCCAAACCGGTTCCGAAGATGGTGGGACGCTAACCTTGGACGTCAATATTTCGGCGGCGTCAGCAACCGATGTCACGGTTCCCTTCACCGTGAGGGGTACGGCCACCGACGGCGATGACTACACGATTACGTCCAGCCCCGTGACGATTGCTGCTGGGCAAACGTCTGCGACGGTGACGATCACTGTCGTCGACGATGTGATCGACGAGAGTGCTGAGACAGTCATCGTTTCGCTGGGTACGCCAACCGGAGCGGACCTTGGCAGTTCGACGGTCCACATGGTAACCATTATCGACAATGATGCTCCTCCTCCGCTCCCAACGGTTTCGGTGAGCGGCTCTTCCCAAACCGGTGCCGAAGATGTTGGCACGCTGACCTTTGATGTAAATCTTTCGGTGGTCTCGGCAACCGATGTCACGGTTCCCTTAACGGTGACGGGCACAGCCACCGACGGCAATGACTACACGATCACTTCCAGCCCTGTGACGATTGCTGCTGGGCAAACGTCTGCGACGGTGACGATCACTGTCGTCGACGATGTGATCGATGAGAGTGATGAAACTGTTATCGTTACGCTTGGTGCGCCAACCGGAGCGGACCTTGGCAGTTCGACGGTCCACACGGCGACGATTATCGACAATGATGATCCTCCTCCGCCCCCAACGGTATCGGTTAGCCACGCTGCCCAAGCCGGTGCCGAAGATGCGGGGACGCTAACTTTTGACGTCAAGCTATCGGCGGCGTCGGCAACCGATGTCACGGTTCCCTTCACCGTGACGGGCACGGCGATCGACGGCGATGACTACATGATCACTTCCAGCCCCGTGACGATTGCTGCTGGACAAACGTCTGCGACGGTGACGATCACTGTCGTCGACGATGTGATCGATGAGAGTGATGAAACGGTTATTGTTACGCTTGGTGCGCCAACCGGAGCGGACCTTGGCAGTTCGACGATCTACACGGCAACGATTATCGACAATGATGACCCTCCTCCGCCGCCAACTGTTTCGGTTAGCCGCGATACCCAAACCGGTCCCGAAGATGTGGGGACGCTAACTTTTGACGTCGAGCTTTCGGCGGCGTCGACAACCGACGTCACGGTTCCCTTCACGGTGATGGGCACAGCCACCGACGGCGATGACTACGCGATCACGTTGAGTCCCGTGACGATCGCTGCCGGGCAAACGTCTGCGACGGTGACGATCACTGTCGTCGACGATGTGAGCGACGAGGGTGATGAAACGATTGTTGTGTCGCTTGGAAAGCCAACCGGAGCGGAACTAGGTAACTCAACGGTCCATACGGCAACGATTGTCGATAATGATCCTGCACCGCTCCCAACTGTTTCTGTTGGCAGCGCTACCCAAGCCGGTGCCGAGGATGTTGGTACGCTGACCTTTGACGTAAATCTATCGGCGGCGTCGGCGACCGACGTCACGGTTCCCTTTACGGTGACGGGCACAGCTATCGACGGCAATGACTACACGATCACGTCGAGTCCCGTGACGATCGCTACTGGGCAATCGTCTGCGACAGTGACCATTTCTGTCATCGACGATGTGAGCGACGAGGGTGATGAAACGATTGTTGTTTCGCTTGGAAGGCCAACCGGAGCGGAGCTAGGCAGTTCGACCGTCCACACGGTAACCATTGTCGACAACGATACTCCTCCTCAGCTCCCAACGGTTTCGGTTAGCCACACTACCCAAACCGGTTCCGAAGATGTGGGGACGCTAACTTTTGACGTCAAGCTATCGGCGGCGTCGGCAACCGATGTCACGATTCCCTTCACCGTGACGGGTACGGCCACTGATGGCGACGACTACACGATCACGTCCAGTCCTGTGGCGATTGCTGCTGGGCAAACCTCTGCGACGGTGACAATCACGGTCGTCGCGGATGGTGTCAGCGAAGTTGACGAGACGGTTGTGGTGACACTGCTTACACCTACCAATGCGGAGTTGGGGGAGGACTTTGTCCATGTTGCAACCATAACCGATGGACGCGACCCGTTTATCGTCACGACGACCGACGACATCATCGATTGGACGGATTCCGAAACTAGCCTGCGGGAGGCAATTGCGACGGCAAACAGTTCACCAGGCGAAGACGTGGTCACGTTCGCAAATCAATTGTCCGGCCAGGAAATCATTCTGTTGGGCACCGAGTTATTGATCAACGATGCGACGACGATCGATGCTTCTTCCCTGGCCGAGAGAATTACGATTAACGCGGATGGGCGCTCGCGTGTTTTGCATTTCCGGGCGGCTGGCGAACTCCCGAAATCTTCTGCTTCGCTCTGGTTGAAAGGGGTGCAGATTACCGGGGGCAAGGTTAGCGGCAACAACCCCACGGTGGATGGTCAGGTGCTGACAATGCATGACGGTGGAGGCATTCGATTTGATTCGTCCGGGGTGCTGACGATCGAGGATTCAAGCATTCGTCAGAATATGGCAACTGGCGATACGGTTGGCGGTGGTGGAGTTTTCGTTGGCTCGGGAAGTTTGCGTTTGCTCTCTAGCTCGCTGACCTCAAATCACTCCAGTTGGAACGGTGGCGGCATCCTGGCGACGACCGGATCTGTAGATCTGATCTCAAGTACGATCAGCGAAAACGAAAACACCAGCCTGTTTGCGGGCGGAGGGGCCGTTTATGCAGATAGTGGAGATGTGTCTGTCCAAGATAGTTGGGTTTCGGAGAACGTGTCACTCAACGGGGCCGGAGGAGCAATCCAGACGGGTTCAGGAGATGTGGTTTTGACTCGAAGCGAAATGGTGGGCAACACCGCTCGGTTCAGCGGAGGCGGGATTCGAACCGGTTCTGGGAATGTCACGGTCCTCGTCAGTTCGATCGAATCGAATAGCACCCAGTTGAACGGCGGTGCTATTTCGACGCATTCGGGTGACGTCACCATCACATCGTCAACCATCTCTGAAAATGTTGCGGATGCGAACGGTGGCGGTATTTTCACGACTTCAGGTGCGGCAAGCCTTTTGCAGTCGACCGTTTCGGGGAATGCTGCGTTGCAGGATGGAGGTGCGATGATGACGTATTATGGTGATCTGTTTGTCTCAAGTAGCACCATCAGCCTGAATCGTAGTTCCTTGGGGACTGGAGGTATCGTATTAGACCCTCTTAGCTATGCGGATAAGGAAAGTTTGACGCTACGGAACAGCATTGTTGCGCAGAATACGGGGAGCGGAGATGCCGGCGACATCCTTGCTCCCGCTAGCGACGGGATCGCGAGCCAATTTAGTTTGATTGGCAACAATACAGGTGTTGGCATTGCCGAAGCACAAACGGCTGACGCACACGGCAATATTGTTGGGACGACGGACAATCCCGTGGATCCTCTGCTCAGCGAGTTGGCCTCGTTTGGTGGCCTGACAAAAACGCAACGCTTGCTTTCAGGAAGTCCCGCAATCAACGCTGGGGCCCCCGACGGAATGTTGGAGCAGCAGCCTTTTGATCAGCGTGGCGAGGGCTTTCCAAGGATGTTTGGAGGGCGACTCGATATGGGAGCCGTGGAGTCTCTCACGCCCGTTGTGGTGGAGAGTCTCGTGATGATGCCTCCGGACGCTGGGTACGACCCACCGGATTTGCAAGGCGTCGACCAGCCTGCATCTTGGTCCACCCAGCGAAGCGAGTTGCATCGCGTCGTTGTGAATTTTAATTCTATGGTAACAACGGTCTCGGTAGATGATGTCCAGTTGACGAACCTGGGCGTCGATTCGCCAAACGACCCGGACGCTGCTATCACGCTGATGTCCCAGCAAATAGTGTTTCACGCTAGCAGTCATCAGTTGATCATTAGCCTGCGAGCTGATCAGCTTTCCGATGGCGTCTATCAGCTTCAGTTGTTCGCAAGTCATTCTACCTACGAGACCATAGTAATAACTGGGAACCCGGATAATCGCTTTTACACGCTTAGGGGAGATTTCGATGGCAATGGATTAGTCGGTGCCGACGATGTTACGACCATCGGTTACTGGCTGGATCGCGGAGTCGGTTCCGTTCCCGGGTATGTGGATCCCAATGGCGATGGATCGCTTGAACAAAGCGAGGCTCAGCTGTTTGCTGGGTTACTAAACCGTCGACTGATCTTTCCAGATGGCTCTTCAGCCGCTTCGGATATAGATGATCTGACACCGAAAGAAAAAGATGCTTTCGCAAATTCGTTGAACGATCCCTTGGACGTTGATGGGGATGGCGAGATTATACCGTTGGATGCTTTGTTGGTTATCAACCATCTGAATCTCCTGAGCCGCAACGGCGAACTGGGGGCCAAGTTCGCGTGGGATCGCCGAGATGTAAGTCGCGATTTTCAGATGGACGCGTTCGACGCTCTCCTGGTGATCAATCACTTGAATTTGCAGGCTAGGCTCAACGGGCAGGGAAGTGACGCCCCCGTGTCGTCAACGCTACGTCAAACGGCACCCCAGAAGCCTAACGTTCGCTCAGTCCCGCTCTACGCCGACCAAGCGATTATCGACATGTTTGGCGACACCGATGATGAAGATGAGGAACTGGAACTTCTAGCTTCCCTCGGCGTAAGGGATTGGTAG
- a CDS encoding AAA family ATPase encodes MNDIMLPTNPENVNETEVLCQGRRPGDTGYGTSRYRAKCPACKQMIEQGDKIEIYSRPGKRNRWKHADCTSAGKPNRPTQAATASPTDSDVSDALIADLVKRITELENQPTAETIEIRQPDDRVIRIEGKTHSVFPRVLQLAAARKPVFLPGPSGCGKSHLGGQVAEALELRFASISCSAGMSEAQLLGRLVPRGEKGQFQFVGTEFLDCFENGGVFLFDEIDAADPNVLLVINAALANGFVTVANRPENPTAKRHPDFVCIAAANTFGRGADRLYVGRNELDDATLDRFRIGTVPMEYDADVEAALCPDDLLRNRLLKYRERVIESRLERTISSRFMRDAYEMQTLYDWSLDDIDNQLFAGWSDDERQRVTG; translated from the coding sequence ATGAACGACATCATGCTACCGACGAACCCCGAAAACGTCAACGAAACCGAAGTCCTCTGCCAAGGTCGTCGTCCCGGCGATACCGGCTACGGAACGTCTCGCTATCGTGCAAAGTGCCCCGCCTGCAAACAGATGATCGAACAGGGCGACAAGATCGAAATCTACTCCCGCCCCGGCAAACGCAATCGCTGGAAGCATGCGGATTGCACGTCGGCCGGGAAACCGAATCGACCAACTCAAGCGGCAACCGCATCGCCGACGGATTCGGATGTATCCGACGCGTTGATCGCCGACCTGGTGAAGCGAATCACCGAACTGGAAAACCAGCCCACCGCAGAGACGATTGAAATCCGCCAGCCTGATGACCGCGTGATCCGCATCGAAGGCAAAACCCACAGCGTTTTCCCCCGCGTCCTGCAACTGGCCGCCGCCCGCAAACCTGTATTCTTGCCCGGCCCGTCGGGCTGCGGAAAAAGTCATCTCGGCGGCCAAGTCGCCGAAGCGCTCGAGCTGCGGTTTGCGTCGATCAGCTGCTCGGCCGGGATGAGCGAAGCCCAGCTGCTCGGCCGGCTGGTTCCACGCGGTGAGAAAGGACAATTTCAGTTTGTCGGTACCGAGTTCCTGGATTGCTTCGAAAACGGCGGCGTGTTCCTGTTCGATGAAATCGACGCCGCCGATCCCAACGTCCTGCTCGTGATCAACGCGGCATTGGCAAACGGTTTCGTCACCGTCGCGAATCGTCCCGAGAATCCAACTGCTAAACGCCACCCCGACTTCGTTTGCATTGCGGCGGCGAACACTTTCGGCCGCGGTGCCGATCGCCTCTACGTGGGACGCAACGAATTGGACGATGCGACGCTTGACCGCTTTCGAATCGGCACCGTTCCCATGGAGTACGACGCCGACGTGGAAGCGGCCCTCTGCCCTGATGATCTGCTTCGCAACCGTCTGCTGAAGTACCGGGAACGTGTGATCGAATCGCGACTGGAACGGACGATCAGCAGCCGGTTCATGCGAGACGCTTACGAGATGCAGACACTCTACGATTGGTCGCTTGACGACATCGACAACCAGTTGTTCGCCGGCTGGTCCGACGATGAGCGTCAGCGCGTGACCGGCTAA